The following proteins are encoded in a genomic region of Candidatus Glassbacteria bacterium:
- a CDS encoding efflux RND transporter periplasmic adaptor subunit — protein sequence MNNGLPGKIRDIFGKVPLWALLVAVFLLGFLLRGGGGETAHDHAASQAPAEAGQQQAAVWTCAMHPQVRQPEPGKCPICGMDLIPVADGGAEGLGPRQIKLGATARELAEVQTAKVERRRATHSIRMPGRVSYDETRVFHITAWAGGRIDRLYVDYTGMRVRKGQPVAELYSPELYSAQEELLQAIKGQEQFRNSALASIRRTAETTVTAARRKLELYGLTEEQIEAVVERGEPTTNLNIYAPIGGTVVEKNAMIGMYVKTGTSLYKVSDLSTVWVEFDAYESDLPWLKVGQEVSFTTPAFPGEKFSGTISFIDPMLDPKSRTVDVRVVTLNHDGRLKPEMLASAIVESRADPSAGNPLMVPATAPLITGKRAVVYVRVPGDDGLFEGREVVLGPRAGDYFIIREGLSEGEEVVTNGAFKIDAAVQIAAGLSMMSPEGGGAGSGMHDHSAMTSRGMEGREGASMVEAAPEIDTAKLPEQFTDGLAALYSAYFAVHEALAADLYEQAVQEADSFTKALAQVKMSVLSADQHMAWMGYHKNLKNAAEGISAAGNIASAREAFERLSSTMVATVKNFGGHGDQPLVLFHCPMAFDNRGAEWLQNDSETRNPYYGSMMPGCMDRVNTLFIADGKGN from the coding sequence ATGAATAACGGACTGCCCGGAAAAATCAGAGATATTTTCGGCAAGGTCCCGTTGTGGGCCTTGCTGGTAGCGGTATTCCTGCTGGGATTCCTGCTCCGGGGAGGCGGGGGCGAGACGGCCCACGACCACGCCGCCTCGCAGGCTCCGGCGGAAGCCGGGCAGCAGCAGGCAGCTGTCTGGACCTGTGCGATGCATCCCCAGGTCCGCCAGCCCGAGCCGGGCAAATGCCCGATCTGCGGAATGGACCTGATCCCCGTCGCGGACGGCGGCGCTGAAGGCCTCGGCCCTCGCCAGATCAAGTTAGGCGCAACAGCGCGCGAGTTGGCCGAGGTGCAGACTGCGAAGGTCGAGCGGCGGCGGGCTACACACTCTATCCGCATGCCCGGCCGGGTGAGCTATGACGAGACCCGGGTGTTCCATATCACGGCCTGGGCCGGCGGCCGGATCGACAGGCTGTATGTGGACTACACCGGGATGCGGGTGCGCAAGGGTCAACCGGTGGCCGAGCTTTACAGTCCTGAATTATATAGCGCTCAGGAGGAACTGCTGCAGGCTATCAAAGGCCAGGAGCAGTTCCGCAACAGCGCGCTGGCCTCCATTCGCCGAACTGCTGAGACTACCGTGACGGCGGCCCGTCGCAAGCTGGAACTCTACGGACTGACTGAGGAGCAGATCGAAGCTGTTGTGGAACGTGGTGAACCAACAACGAACCTGAATATCTACGCCCCGATTGGCGGCACAGTGGTTGAGAAGAACGCGATGATCGGGATGTACGTCAAGACCGGAACCTCCTTGTACAAGGTCAGTGACTTGAGTACGGTCTGGGTGGAGTTCGACGCCTACGAGTCGGATCTTCCCTGGCTGAAGGTGGGCCAGGAAGTATCTTTCACCACTCCGGCGTTCCCCGGCGAGAAATTCAGCGGTACGATCAGTTTTATCGATCCGATGCTGGACCCTAAAAGCCGCACCGTAGATGTCCGCGTGGTAACTCTTAATCATGACGGCAGACTGAAACCGGAAATGCTGGCCTCGGCAATCGTGGAATCACGAGCCGACCCGTCGGCCGGGAACCCGCTGATGGTCCCGGCCACCGCGCCGCTGATTACCGGTAAACGAGCCGTGGTCTATGTCAGAGTGCCGGGTGATGACGGGTTATTCGAGGGCCGGGAAGTGGTGCTGGGGCCGCGGGCGGGGGATTACTTTATCATCCGCGAGGGATTGAGCGAGGGAGAGGAAGTGGTGACCAACGGTGCGTTCAAGATCGACGCGGCCGTGCAGATAGCCGCCGGGCTCAGCATGATGAGTCCCGAGGGAGGAGGCGCCGGCAGTGGGATGCACGATCACTCGGCAATGACAAGCCGCGGAATGGAAGGGCGGGAAGGCGCATCAATGGTTGAAGCAGCACCGGAGATCGACACGGCAAAATTACCGGAGCAGTTCACCGACGGCCTGGCCGCGCTCTACAGCGCCTATTTCGCCGTGCATGAGGCCCTGGCTGCCGACCTTTACGAGCAAGCAGTCCAGGAGGCGGATTCTTTCACGAAAGCACTTGCGCAAGTGAAAATGTCCGTGCTCTCGGCCGACCAGCACATGGCCTGGATGGGCTATCACAAAAATCTTAAAAACGCGGCTGAGGGCATCTCCGCCGCCGGCAATATCGCCAGCGCGCGGGAAGCGTTTGAACGTCTCAGCAGCACAATGGTCGCCACCGTAAAAAACTTCGGCGGGCACGGTGACCAGCCGCTGGTGCTGTTTCACTGCCCGATGGCGTTCGACAACCGCGGCGCAGAGTGGCTGCAGAACGACTCCGAGACCAGGAACCCCTATTACGGCTCGATGATGCCGGGCTGCATGGACAGGGTGAACACATTGTTCATAGCTGACGGGAAGGGAAATTGA